In Pasteurella dagmatis, the sequence CATGAAGGTCACCCTGAGGTAGAAGGCACGATGGGTCAATACGACAACCCAGAAGGTGGAATTTTCTTAGTGGAAAGCGTAGAAGACATCGCAAAATTAGGTTTGAAACAAGAAGATGAGCTCACTTTTATGACTCAGACAACATTGTCGATTGATGATACTAGCGAAGTAATAGAGGCCTTAAAACAAAAATACCCAGCAATTCAAGGGCCACGTAAAAACGATATTTGCTATGCCACAACTAACCGTCAACAAGCAGTGCGTGAGTTAGCGCAACAGTCCGATTTAGTCATTGTTGTAGGCTCAAAAAACTCCTCAAACTCAAACCGATTAGCTGAACTCGCCTCTCGTATGGGAGTAATGTCTAAACTAATTGATGATGCAGATGATATCGAACCACAATGGTTGGAAAATGTGAATACTATTGGCATTACCGCAGGAGCCTCTGCTCCAGAAGTATTAGTACAATCCGTTGTAAAACGCTTACAAGAATTGGGAGTAACTAGTGTAGAAGAATTACAAGGATGTGAAGAAAATACAGTCTTTGAAGTGCCTAGAGAATTACGTATCACCGAAGTAAATTAATTACAAATCTCTATAACAAAAAAGC encodes:
- the ispH gene encoding 4-hydroxy-3-methylbut-2-enyl diphosphate reductase yields the protein MKIILANPRGFCAGVDRAISIVESALEIHGSPIYVRHEVVHNRFVVNGLRERGAIFVEELDEVPNGAIVIFSAHGVSQAVRQEAKNRNLKVFDATCPLVTKVHMQVARASRKGTKAILIGHEGHPEVEGTMGQYDNPEGGIFLVESVEDIAKLGLKQEDELTFMTQTTLSIDDTSEVIEALKQKYPAIQGPRKNDICYATTNRQQAVRELAQQSDLVIVVGSKNSSNSNRLAELASRMGVMSKLIDDADDIEPQWLENVNTIGITAGASAPEVLVQSVVKRLQELGVTSVEELQGCEENTVFEVPRELRITEVN